One window of Puntigrus tetrazona isolate hp1 chromosome 14, ASM1883169v1, whole genome shotgun sequence genomic DNA carries:
- the mars2 gene encoding methionine--tRNA ligase, mitochondrial: MRSVFCVLSYSRTIKLRLSAHVEHGRLPRLHGLDDRHALRCFCTESSEPYYITTPIFYVNASPHIGHVYSAVTADCLHRYKLLKGCNSTFATGTDEHGLKIQQAAGNAGKEPLSFCTEVSERFRHVFQRCNISFTDYIRTTEPRHRQAVEHFWTVLQSKGFLYKGTYEGWYSTPDESFLTPDQVTDSTDSEGRPIKVSTESGHKVEWMKEDNYMFRLSVFRPELLRWLRSNPKAIQPVKFHNSVLQWLGDDIPDLSVSRQRSRLQWGIPVPGDPEQTVYVWLDALVNYLTVVGYPQPRSQLWSAAHHVVGKDILKFHAVYWPAFLMAAGLPPPRAVYVHSHWTVEGKKMSKSLGNVIDPLDAAEKFGVDGLRYFLLRQGVPDTDCDYYEDKVVKMCNSELADALGGLLNRCTAPSINPKQEYPRFGEAEFAGRAVSEDYRMMEAVAELPVLVEQHFENLHIYKALEAISACVRLTNGFVQRHAPWKLDRSDPGELKWLESILHVSFECLRVYGILLQPVVPGLAHQILSRLGVGPEERSWKFSAMRERPDRGRAGGRALGPDSGVLFGRLERRATKQKTPRKTS, translated from the exons ATGAGGTCTGTATTCTGCGTTCTCTCTTACTCAAGAACAATAAAACTGAGGTTATCCGCTCATGTCGAACACGGAAGACTTCCGCGCCTCCACGGTCTTGATGACCGTCATGCTTTGCGATGCTTTTGCACGGAAAGCTCCGAACCGTATTACATCACAACTCCCATCTTCTACGTGAACGCGTCTCCTCACATCGGTCACGTGTACTCAGCTGTCACCGCCGACTGTCTGCACAGATACAAACTCTTAAAGGGATGCAACTCTACATTTGCCACAG GTACGGATGAACACGGGCTGAAGATCCAGCAGGCAGCTGGTAACGCTGGGAAGGAGCCTCTGAGCTTCTGCACCGAGGTTTCAGAGCGTTTCAGGCACGTTTTCCAGAGATGCAATATTTCATTCACGGACTACATCCGGACGACGGAGCCGAGGCACAGACAGGCCGTTGAACACTTTTGGACGGTTCTCCAGAGCAAGGGCTTCCTCTACAAAGGCACGTATGAAGGCTGGTACTCCACTCCAGATGAGAGTTTTCTCACTCCAGACCAAGTTACTGACAGCACAGACTCCGAGGGAAGACCGATCAAAGTCTCCACCGAGAGCGGCCACAAG GTGGAGTGGATGAAGGAGGACAATTACATGTTCCGTCTATCGGTCTTCCGCCCCGAGCTGCTCCGCTGGCTCCGATCGAACCCGAAGGCCATCCAGCCGGTCAAGTTCCACAACTCCGTTCTCCAGTGGCTGGGGGACGACATCCCGGATCTGTCAGTGTCCCGGCAGAGGAGCCGGCTCCAGTGGGGCATCCCGGTCCCGGGCGACCCAGAGCAGACGGTCTACGTCTGGCTGGACGCTCTGGTCAACTACCTGACGGTGGTGGGCTACCCTCAGCCTCGCTCTCAGCTGTGGTCGGCGGCGCATCACGTCGTGGGTAAGGACATCCTCAAGTTCCACGCCGTTTACTGGCCGGCGTTTCTCATGGCCGCGGGGCTGCCTCCTCCCCGGGCCGTATACGTTCACTCGCACTGGACGGTGGAGGGAAAGAAGATGTCTAAAAGTCTCGGGAACGTGATCGACCCTCTGGACGCCGCCGAGAAATTCGGCGTGGACGGTTTGAGATACTTCCTCCTCCGACAAGGCGTTCCTGATACCGACTGCGACTATTATGAGGATAAAGTGGTGAAGATGTGCAACAGCGAGTTGGCGGACGCTCTCGGAGGGCTGTTGAACCGCTGCACGGCGCCCTCCATTAACCCCAAACAGGAGTACCCTCGCTTCGGGGAGGCGGAGTTCGCCGGACGAGCCGTTTCGGAGGATTACAGAATGATGGAGGCCGTGGCAGAGCTTCCCGTTTTAGTAGAGCAGCACTTTGAGAACCTGCACATATATAAGGCGTTGGAGGCCATCAGCGCGTGCGTGCGCCTCACTAACGGCTTCGTGCAGAGACACGCTCCGTGGAAGCTGGACCGGAGCGATCCTGGAGAGCTAAAGTGGCTCGAAAGCATCCTTCACGTGTCTTTCGAGTGCCTCAGGGTTTACGGGATACTCCTGCAACCCGTGGTGCCTGGGCTTGCCCATCAGATTTTATCCAGGCTGGGAGTCGGGCCCGAGGAGAGAAGCTGGAAGTTTTCGGCGATGCGCGAGAGACCGGATCGGGGCCGGGCGGGAGGGAGAGCGCTGGGTCCTGATTCGGGCGTGCTGTTCGGTCGCCTGGAGAGGAGAGCGACGAAGCAGAAGACTCCCCGCAAGACGAGTTAA